TCGCACTGGCCACGCCAACGTTGTTCTACTCGGGATGGCCTTTTCTCCGTGGCGCGTGGCGTGGGTTACTCAACCGTCATCTCGCCATGGATCTCCCCATCGCGCTGGGCGCAAGCGTCACCTACGGCTACTCGGTCTACGTCATGCTCGGTGCCAATCCGCGCGCCGAGGTCTATTTCGATACGGTGGTCAATTTCCTGTTCGTCATCCTGGTGGGGCGATACCTCGAGGCGCTGGCGCGGCAGAAAGCCGTCGCCTCATCGCAGCGGCTGGCGGACCTGCAGCCCAAGGTGGCAACCGTGGTGCGCGACGGTCGCGAAGAGCGGGTGGCCATTCGCGCCGTGAAGGCGGGCGACCGCGTGCTGGTGCGCCCGGGTGAGACCATCCCTGTCGACGGGGCTGTTATCAACGGGAACAGCACGGTCAACGAGGCCATGCTGACCGGCGAATCGCTTCCCATCGCCAAAGGCCCCAACGACAGCGTCACCGCAGGCACTCTCAACCTCTCGGGCGCGTTGCACGTCCGTGCCGAACACCTGCTTCGTGACTCGGCCCTGGGACGCATCATCCGGCTGGTGGAAGACGCCCAGGTCTCGCGCGCTCCCATCCAGTGCACCGCGGATCGCATCGTACCGTGGTTCGTTGCCGCCACCCTGGGATTGGCCACGCTGACCTTTCTCTTTTGGGTGCGCGTGGACTTCGACACGGCGCTGCTCGCGGCGACCGCCGTGCTGATCATCACCTGCCCCTGCGCATTTGGCCTCGCCACACCCATGGCGGTCGTGGTCGCCTCAGGGCTGGGCGCCCGTTACGGGATTCTCGTCAAGAGTGGTGAGGCGCTGGAGTCACTCTCGCGTGTCGATCATCTGGTGCTCGACAAAACCGGCACCGTGACCAAGGGGCAGCTCAATGTCGTTGCCACGCGCTGGCTGCACGCACCCGCGCCCCTGGCAGAGCTGGCGGCAGTCGAGCGCTTGTCGGAGCACGCCATCGGACAAGCGCTGGTGCGTTACGCCGAGGCCAAGGCTGACGCGCCACGCCTGGAGGTTGGCGATTTCCATCAAAGCCCGGGACTTGGTGTCACGGGAACGGTTGCTGATCGGCGCATTGCAGTTGGCAACCTGGCCTGGATGACGAGTCTCGGGCTGGCACCGGATACCCCCTTGAAGGCGGCGGCCGCCGCCTTTGAGGCAGAAGGCCATACCTGCGTCTATTGCGCACTGGATTCAGCAGTGGTGGGGGTGCTCGCGTTGGCCGACTCGCTGCGTCCCGAAGCACCGGAAGTGGTTGCTGCGCTGCGCAACCAGGGCCTCAGGGTATCGCTGCTCACCGGTGATCGCCTTCCGGTTGCGCAAACCATCGCCCGCAAACTGGGCGGCATCGAGGTGGTTGCGGAGGTACTACCCGGGGACAAAGCCAATCATATCGCCACCCTGCGCAGCACCGGTGCCCGAGTCGCGATGATCGGTGATGGCGTCAACGATGCCCCGGCGCTGGTCAGCGCCGATGTAGG
The window above is part of the Pseudomonadota bacterium genome. Proteins encoded here:
- a CDS encoding heavy metal translocating P-type ATPase, with translation MTPSVTSPAAAAAIDSVAPKCCFHCGLPIPPGNPHHTLIAGNERAFCCPGCQSVCQAIHASGLEGFYARTPPEGLQARPPESGQELAHYDIDAIQEEFVDNLGAVRGIHLLVEGIHCAACVWLIERALERLPGIVAANVNLAERRLHLRWDNRVIRLSQVLERLAKIGYAAVPFDPESAEGALRRRNRALLYRLAFAGFTMMNLLWVSVALYSGADEGEFRSLFHWVGFALATPTLFYSGWPFLRGAWRGLLNRHLAMDLPIALGASVTYGYSVYVMLGANPRAEVYFDTVVNFLFVILVGRYLEALARQKAVASSQRLADLQPKVATVVRDGREERVAIRAVKAGDRVLVRPGETIPVDGAVINGNSTVNEAMLTGESLPIAKGPNDSVTAGTLNLSGALHVRAEHLLRDSALGRIIRLVEDAQVSRAPIQCTADRIVPWFVAATLGLATLTFLFWVRVDFDTALLAATAVLIITCPCAFGLATPMAVVVASGLGARYGILVKSGEALESLSRVDHLVLDKTGTVTKGQLNVVATRWLHAPAPLAELAAVERLSEHAIGQALVRYAEAKADAPRLEVGDFHQSPGLGVTGTVADRRIAVGNLAWMTSLGLAPDTPLKAAAAAFEAEGHTCVYCALDSAVVGVLALADSLRPEAPEVVAALRNQGLRVSLLTGDRLPVAQTIARKLGGIEVVAEVLPGDKANHIATLRSTGARVAMIGDGVNDAPALVSADVGIALASGTDISAESADIVLMGNHLDQIPLALALARRTLRTIHQNIGLSLAYNLLLIPLAMAAQVTPLFAAIAMPISSLVVVGNAARIRTLFRGRGAVAHGEPAKET